DNA from Variovorax sp. PBL-H6:
CAGGATCTGCTGCAGGCCCCAGAAGGCGCAGCAGGCGATCAGCAGGGAGGTGGCGCGGGTGTCGAGGTGGTCCTTGCGGTCGATCATCGTTCTTGCTCTGTCCATGTTTTGCTCTGCACGTCTTTGTCTCTCTCGCGATGCGGGTCACGGACTTGCAGCGGGATACGGCGGCTTTCCGCGCGTGCCGATCATCAGGTCGTCGACGACCAGTTCGACGTCGGCCACGGCGCGCGCGGCCTTCCCGAGCCGGCGCGCCAGCGTGCGCGACGGCACGCAGCCCTGCAGGTAGACCCAGCGCCGCTGTACCACGGCCCAGACACTGGCGCGTCGGACGCCCGGCACGGCGGAGAGAGCGGCCTGCACCTGGGGCGCGATGGCCTTGTCGTAGCGGTAGGCGTTGCTGTCCTTGCAGCGTCCCTCCAGCCAGCAACTGGTGCCGCGCTCCAGCCGCGCATGCATTTGCGAGCGGCGCTCCTCGGCGGTGTAGAGCGGGCCTTCGGGCACAGGGCAGCCGCGCGCGCCCGACGACACCTGGAAGAAGGGATCGTCGAACCAGTTTTTCTTCTCGGGGCCGGCGGAGGCCGCCACGCAAGCGATGGCGAGCAGGGCCACGAACGCGCCGCGGCGCAGGCGTGAAGGCATGGGCCGATCGTAGCCCGCCCGTACGAAAGCGTCAGGCGGTGTTGCCGGGGCGCTGTCGGGACCGGTGCAGATCGGCGACCGGATGCACGCGCTGGATCGGCGCGCGGCTGACATCGCGGCGCGCGATCTTCGCCACCTCGCGCATCAGCGCACGGGCGTCCCAATCGACTGGCCAGCCCTTCCACAGACGCAGCGCGCCGTGCACGAACACGGCTTCGATCTGATCGCGGTTCGCGAAGCGCACCAGCTCCCAGCTCAGGTCCCAGCTCGGCACGAACTCGGGCACGTCCAGGTCGAGGAGCAGGAAGTCGGCGGCCAGGCCCTCTGCGATGCGGCCGGTGCGCGCGCCCAGTCCGGCGGCGTCCGCGCCTCGATGCGTCGCATGGTCGAGCCAGAGCCAGCCGCCGCCGCAGGAAGAGTCGCCGTTGGCCAGGCCCTGCGTGAGGCGCTGCGTGGCCTCGGCGGCATCCATGAGGCGGAAGCCGTCGGCGCGCGTGCCGTCGGTGCCGAGGCCGAAAGGCACGCCGAGCACTTCGAGCAGCCCGGCGTCGAGCACGGCGTTGCCTTTCCATTGGCTGGCCACGGGGTTGTAGGCCACCGCGGCGCCGCTGTCGCGCAAGAGGCCCAGCTCGCGCGGGGTCAGCAGCGTGGCATGGGCCAGCAGGGCCGAGGCGTTGAGCGCGCCGCAGGCCTGCAGAAGCTCGAGCGGGCGCAGGCCGCGCGCGACGAGCGAGCGCTCGACGGCCGCCAGGTGTTCGTTGACGTGGGTCTGGAAGCGCCGCCCGCTTTCGAGCGTGAGCGCCGCGACCGCGCGCAGCATGCGGTCAGTCGCGGCCTCGGGAATCGAGATCGCGAGCGAGGGATGCACCAGGGGATCGTGTTCGAGCCGCGCGAGGAAGGTGGCCGCGGCATCGAGGATGCGGCGGCCAGCAGCTTCGTCGCCATCCAGCCCGGCGTCGTTGCAGATCATGCCGAGCACGCAGCGGATGCCGGCGTCGCGCGCTGCGCTCGCCACGGCATCGAGGCCGGCTTCGGAGCGCGTGCCCGCGTCGACCACGGTGGTGAAGCCGCCGCGCAGCGATTCCAGTGCCGAGAGCTTGGCGGACAGATACGCGGCGTCGGCGTCGAGCGTGGCTTCCATCGGCACCCAGATGCGGCGGAAGATCTCCGAAGGCTCGCCGAAGGCCAATGCCTTGCCGAAGGACTGCGTGAGGTGGGTATGGGTGTCGAT
Protein-coding regions in this window:
- a CDS encoding BON domain-containing protein codes for the protein MPSRLRRGAFVALLAIACVAASAGPEKKNWFDDPFFQVSSGARGCPVPEGPLYTAEERRSQMHARLERGTSCWLEGRCKDSNAYRYDKAIAPQVQAALSAVPGVRRASVWAVVQRRWVYLQGCVPSRTLARRLGKAARAVADVELVVDDLMIGTRGKPPYPAASP
- a CDS encoding amidohydrolase family protein, whose product is MLSPELLQSGQPLLLAPEWVMLTDGPRQGLGVVVRDGHFAQVAPLAEVRAAQPGLAAIELPQRLLMPGLIDTHTHLTQSFGKALAFGEPSEIFRRIWVPMEATLDADAAYLSAKLSALESLRGGFTTVVDAGTRSEAGLDAVASAARDAGIRCVLGMICNDAGLDGDEAAGRRILDAAATFLARLEHDPLVHPSLAISIPEAATDRMLRAVAALTLESGRRFQTHVNEHLAAVERSLVARGLRPLELLQACGALNASALLAHATLLTPRELGLLRDSGAAVAYNPVASQWKGNAVLDAGLLEVLGVPFGLGTDGTRADGFRLMDAAEATQRLTQGLANGDSSCGGGWLWLDHATHRGADAAGLGARTGRIAEGLAADFLLLDLDVPEFVPSWDLSWELVRFANRDQIEAVFVHGALRLWKGWPVDWDARALMREVAKIARRDVSRAPIQRVHPVADLHRSRQRPGNTA